One window of Centropristis striata isolate RG_2023a ecotype Rhode Island chromosome 21, C.striata_1.0, whole genome shotgun sequence genomic DNA carries:
- the lrrc20 gene encoding leucine-rich repeat-containing protein 20: MAEAVANVARRVNATVEEEKDTLDLSNCKLISFPDGVFKVLRSVAENIRVITLADNEMKALSSKFFSTFTHLRELDLRGNVLTKLPDTVGEMEHLTCINLANNSFSIFPDKLTEIATLERINLEGNNIKEIPVEKLSEMSSLKWLNVKSNPLDSNTLSALQSPHDFDILSTTDS; encoded by the exons ATGGCTGAGGCAGTCGCAAATGTGGCCAGGAGGGTTAATGCAACcgtagaggaggagaaagataCACTGG atcTGTCAAACTGCAAGCTCATATCCTTCCCAGACGGTGTGTTCAAGGTCCTGAGGAGTGTCGCAGAAAACATCCGCGTTATCACACTGGCTGACAATGAGATGAAGGCCCTCTCCAGCAAGTTCTTTTCAACCTTCACTCATCTGAGAG AACTGGACCTGCGAGGAAATGTTCTCACCAAACTGCCTGACACTGTGGGTGAAATGGAGCATTTGACCTGCATCAATCTGGCTAATAACAGCTTCTCCATCTTCCCCGATAAGCTCACTGAAATAGCCACACTGGAGAGGATTAACCTGGAGGGAAACAACATCAAGG AAATACCAGTGGAGAAGTTGTCTGAGATGTCATCACTGAAGTGGCTGAATGTGAAGTCGAACCCTTTGGACTCTAACACTCTGTCGGCTCTGCAGTCTCCAcatgattttgacattttgtcaaCAACTGATTCCTAA
- the ndr2 gene encoding nodal-related 2, which translates to MRSVGALTVVLHASLLVLLAQGIQKTREGVYTRSLPRFSVMDRTSGYHLPTYMIHLYRNFRSNFSTPLDIMEQDAAKQADTVKSVMAKSLTYRQKRWIVTFDLHALLADKQIQAAELRIKPLRTRSDSNITVEVYHQHGQTCHTDKSCQEQQLVGLLTESSLVTSSQSWKVFNVTKPLLSWLREKSAKARIRHKRVSRRGRVVKTKRGLSLPDQPVFAASPRRDQDVSDRALLVVFSQTGSGENSKAKASLLHTAEQSKFLSPAEIKRAHWPKRRRSKRGQREQTVRSLQASKRGNEKPLCRRVDLHVDFNQIGWGSWIIFPKRYNAYRCEGSCPGPLGEHLNPTNHAYMQSLLKHYHPDRVASPCCAPTKMSPLSMLYYENGEMLLRHHEDMIVDECGCQ; encoded by the exons ATGCGTTCAGTGGGAGCTCTGACTGTTGTGCTGCACGCATctctgctggtgctgctggccCAGGGGATTCAGAAAACCAGAGAAGGAGTTTATACGAGGTCGCTGCCGCGTTTTTCCGTCATGGACAGAACCAGTGGGTACCACCTGCCGACGTACATGATACACCTCTACAGGAATTTCAGATCCAACTTCTCCACGCCTCTGGATATTATGGAGCAGGATGCCGCAAAGCAAGCAGACACCGTGAAGAGTGTGATGGCTAAAA GTTTGACATACAGACAGAAGCGCTGgattgtgacctttgacctccacgcCCTGCTGGCTGACAAACAGATCCAGGCGGCTGAGCTGAGAATCAAGCCTCTTCGCACACGGAGTGATTCCAACATCACTGTGGAGGTCTATCACCAGCACGGCCAGACGTGCCATACGGACAAGAGCTGCCAGGAGCAGCAGCTGGTGGGGCTGCTCACTGAATCATCACTGGTCACTTCATCGCAGAGCTGGAAAGTGTTCAACGTGACAAAACCTCTCCTTAGCTGGCTCAGAGAAAAATCAGCAAAGGCGAGAATTCGACACAAAAGAGTATCAAGAAGAGGGAGAGTGGTAAAGACAAAGAGAGGCCTGTCGCTTCCGGATCAGCCTGTCTTTGCAGCGAGTCCGAGGAGAGATCAGGATGTGAGTGACCGGGCCTTGCTGGTCGTCTTCTCACAAACTGGCTCTGGTGAGAACTCAAAGGCCAAAGCGAGCTTACTCCACACAGCTGAACAATCTAAGTTCTTGTCCCCTGCTGAAATCAAAAGAGCCCACTGGCCAAAGAGGCGCAGGAGCAAACGGGGCCAGAGAGAACAAACTGTGAGAAGCCTGCAGGCGTCCAAAAGAGGGAATGAAAAACCTCTATGTCGCAGAGTCGACCTGCATGTGGACTTTAATCAAATTGGCTGGGGGTCCTGGATCATCTTTCCTAAAAGATATAACGCCTACCGCTGTGAGGGTTCCTGCCCTGGTCCCCTCGGAGAACACCTGAACCCAACTAATCATGCTTACATGCAG agTTTACTGAAACATTACCACCCTGACAGAGTGGCATCACCCTGCTGCGCCCCAACCAAAATGAGCCCATTAAGCATGCTGTACTACGAGAACGGAGAAATGCTGCTTCGACATCACGAAGACATGATCGTGGATGAATGCGGCTGCCAGTGA